From Schizosaccharomyces pombe strain 972h- genome assembly, chromosome: II, the proteins below share one genomic window:
- the thi20 gene encoding phosphomethylpyrimidine kinase Thi20 yields MISTCITVAGSDCSGGAGVQADLKVFTAHSVYGMSAVTAITSQNTIGVNGVHLIPASYVEQQISACLLDVHCEVMKTGMLFNQQILKVIVESIDRFKIKKVVVDPLIATRKGALLVMPDYLELFVKELIPRAEVLIPNIAEALIILKHMTNEFVEIHHLEDVKAVGKKLIKAGCKNVVIRCDDIPFASDFFCSRETNMPPTWYLYVLCTSEGEVLLPQKWLASKTARGTSCALSSAVASNLAIGLDLVTATQNAVSYTQRALEMSFHLGRGANSLDYASALTRLPYEKGEFINFVRYHPSITPKWLSIVNHPFVEQLKAGTLSRLPFQKYLVLKYHMLINNAQAAGMMAFSSSSISAIEHSAKIIQAIKEENVTHLRICEQYGLSASQITKSKPEIVKSHSLFIHDTAQQDGLRGIQIAMLPFVFMIQEVVSQISASDGYPYVAWVEHCKDKSATSHIETLLESLETNSQIISLSKVQHLLGILEKSLDFERLVLDTSSSNESSVF; encoded by the coding sequence ATGATTTCGACTTGTATCACTGTCGCCGGCTCCGATTGCAGCGGTGGTGCTGGCGTACAAGCCGATTTGAAAGTATTTACAGCACACTCCGTTTATGGAATGAGTGCGGTTACTGCTATTACTTCCCAAAATACGATTGGTGTTAATGGAGTTCACCTTATTCCTGCCTCGTATGTTGAACAACAGATAAGTGCTTGCCTGTTAGATGTTCACTGTGAAGTCATGAAGACTGGAATGCTGTTCAATCagcaaattttaaaagttattGTTGAATCAATAGATAGgtttaaaatcaaaaaagtcGTTGTTGATCCCCTTATTGCGACCCGGAAGGGTGCTTTACTAGTCATGCCCGACTACTTAGAACTATTTGTTAAAGAGCTTATTCCGCGAGCAGAAGTGCTTATTCCAAACATAGCAGAAGCCTTAATAATACTGAAGCATATGACTAACGAATTCGTTGAAATTCATCATTTAGAGGACGTTAAAGCCGTGGgtaaaaagttaataaagGCAGGTTGTAAAAATGTGGTTATACGTTGCGACGATATACCGTTCGCatctgattttttttgctcacGCGAAACAAATATGCCTCCTACTTGGTATTTATATGTCCTTTGTACTAGTGAGGGTGAAGTGTTGCTTCCTCAAAAATGGCTTGCCTCCAAAACGGCTCGTGGCACCAGCTGTGCATTATCTTCAGCAGTAGCTTCCAATCTTGCAATTGGGTTAGACCTTGTAACTGCAACACAGAACGCAGTATCCTACACTCAGCGAGCATTAGAAATGAGCTTTCATCTGGGTCGTGGTGCCAATTCCTTGGATTATGCTTCTGCCTTGACGCGACTTCCTTATGAAAAGGGAGAATTCATCAACTTTGTTCGCTATCATCCTTCTATAACCCCTAAATGGCTAAGCATTGTTAACCATCCATTCGTTGAGCAGTTAAAAGCTGGTACACTTTCTCGTTTGCCTTTCCAAAAGTATTTGGTTCTAAAATATCATAtgttaattaataatgCTCAAGCAGCAGGAATGATGGCTTTTTCGTCATCTAGTATTTCTGCTATCGAACACAGTGCTAAAATTATTCAGGCTATTAAGGAAGAAAATGTGACTCATCTTAGAATTTGCGAGCAATACGGTTTATCTGCAAGTCAAATAACAAAGAGCAAACCAGAAATTGTTAAGTCTCATTCTTTGTTCATACACGATACTGCTCAACAGGATGGGCTGCGAGGAATCCAAATTGCTATGCTTCCTTTTGTATTTATGATTCAAGAAGTTGTTTCTCAAATCTCCGCTTCAGATGGTTATCCTTATGTTGCTTGGGTTGAACACTGCAAAGACAAATCAGCTACTTCTCATATTGAGACTCTTTTGGAAAGTTTAGAGACTAATTCTCAAATTATATCTCTTTCCAAAGTACAGCATTTACTTGgcattttggaaaaaagtTTGGATTTTGAGCGGCTAGTCTTGGACACATCTTCGAGTAACGAATCATCTGTGTTTTAA
- the thi201 gene encoding phosphomethylpyrimidine kinase Thi201, with the protein MPYNPLYESLSNQFDPSRIETVLDPMGYTIKRRALPVSLTIAGSDCSGGAGIQADLKTMTSLGVYGMSAITCLVAENAGGVDSVEEMSPAFVESQIDCCIRDIPCHVVKTGMLGSPEIVKAVARSAKKFNFSKLVVDPVMVATSGDSLVTKDIVSVLNEELLPLTYLVTPNIPEAIVLAKNQGLDISNINSVSDMERCAAVIHKLGPKHVLLKGGHMPVNNLGLKSSDDEDLRVVDILYDGNRFYHFSSSYLKKGEVHGTGCTLSSAIASFLAWEHSLTEAVQFGIDYVHGAITHSPPINNCSTNILNHMTRLRIVPFAPGHFIEYILSHPQVVPAWKEYINHKFTNMLAKGTLPLPAFQDYLKQDYLYLVNFARAYSLKGYKENTFPNILEAAQSVIHVIEEKELHVSMCSSYGVSLQDLKSCEESPACTAYSRYILDTGAAQDVAALDFVQAPCLIGYYVIAARLMKEPFRNPQGPYQKWVDNYFCEDYLSAVRRGCRQIEEIVLKLSPERIQELIEIFIRATKFETLFWETPYYEYVTKQNLEDKEFS; encoded by the coding sequence ATGCCGTATAACCCTCTTTATGAATCGCTTTCCAATCAGTTTGATCCTTCGCGGATAGAAACAGTATTGGATCCAATGGGCTATACCATCAAGCGTCGGGCTCTTCCAGTTAGTCTAACCATTGCCGGTTCTGATTGCAGTGGTGGTGCCGGAATTCAAGCTGATTTGAAGACCATGACCAGTTTAGGTGTATATGGTATGAGTGCTATTACTTGTTTAGTTGCTGAGAACGCTGGTGGAGTAGACTCTGTTGAGGAAATGTCTCCTGCCTTCGTAGAATCTCAAATCGATTGTTGCATTCGAGACATACCTTGTCATGTCGTGAAAACAGGTATGCTTGGCAGCCCTGAAATCGTTAAGGCAGTTGCACGTTCTGCCAAGAAATTCAACTTTTCGAAGCTGGTGGTAGACCCCGTGATGGTGGCCACTTCTGGGGATTCTCTCGTTACGAAAGACATTGTTTCAGTTCTTAATGAAGAGCTTCTTCCTTTGACTTACTTAGTCACGCCAAATATTCCTGAAGCTATAGTATTGGCAAAAAATCAGGGATTAGATATATCCAACATAAACTCTGTTTCTGACATGGAAAGGTGTGCCGCCGTAATACATAAGTTGGGCCCAAAACATGTTTTACTAAAAGGTGGTCATATGCCAGTTAATAATTTAGGCCTTAAATCATCGGATGACGAAGATTTGCGAGTAGTCGATATACTATACGATGGAAATagattttatcatttttcttcttcgtATCTAAAGAAAGGTGAAGTGCATGGAACGGGATGCACATTAAGTTCTGCAATTGCTTCTTTCCTAGCATGGGAACATAGTCTTACTGAGGCTGTTCAATTTGGAATTGATTATGTCCATGGTGCTATAACCCACAGTCCTCCTATTAACAATTGTAgcacaaatattttaaatcacATGACTAGACTTCGTATAGTACCTTTTGCACCAGGgcattttattgaatacaTACTGAGCCATCCGCAAGTCGTCCCTGCTTGGAAAGAGTATATCAATCATAAATTCACCAACATGCTTGCTAAAGGCACACTTCCTTTACCTGCATTTCAAGATTATCTTAAACAAGATTATCTTTACCTTGTTAACTTTGCTCGTGCTTATTCTTTGAAAGGCTACAAAGAAAACACCTTTCCTAACATTCTCGAAGCAGCGCAAAGTGTAATTCATgtaattgaagaaaaagagctGCATGTCTCTATGTGCTCATCATACGGAGTTAGCTTACAGGATTTGAAGAGTTGTGAAGAAAGTCCAGCTTGCACTGCATACTCTCGATATATTTTAGACACCGGTGCCGCTCAGGATGTTGCAGCTTTAGATTTTGTTCAAGCACCTTGTTTAATAGGCTACTATGTAATCGCAGCTCGACTCATGAAAGAACCATTTCGCAATCCCCAGGGCCCCTATCAAAAATGGGTTGACAACTATTTTTGTGAGGATTACTTGAGCGCCGTTCGAAGAGGCTGTCGACAAATAGAGGAGattgttttgaaattatcACCGGAACGCATTCAAGAATTAATCGAAATCTTTATTCGGGCTACAAAATTCGAGACTCTCTTCTGGGAGACCCCATACTACGAATATGTAACCAAGCAAAATTTAGAGGACAAGGAATTTTCATGA
- the dbp2 gene encoding ATP-dependent RNA helicase Dbp2 — protein MSYRDNEYSGNYNGKEDGYNSRGRYGGGYRNNYSRGGGRGGFNDGASYGYDQRGQGRNFYESDGPGANLVKKDWKNETLIPFQKDFYKEHENVRNRSDAEVTEYRKEKEIVVHGLNVPKPVTTFEEAGFPNYVLKEVKQLGFEAPTPIQQQAWPMAMSGRDMVGISATGSGKTLSYCLPAIVHINAQPLLSPGDGPIVLVLAPTRELAVQIQQECTKFGKSSRIRNTCVYGGVPRGPQIRDLIRGVEICIATPGRLLDMLDSNKTNLRRVTYLVLDEADRMLDMGFEPQIRKIVDQIRPDRQTVMFSATWPKEVQRLARDYLNDYIQVTVGSLDLAASHNIKQIVEVVDNADKRARLGKDIEEVLKDRDNKVLIFTGTKRVADDITRFLRQDGWPALAIHGDKAQDERDWVLNEFRTGKSPIMVATDVASRGIDVKGITHVFNYDFPGNTEDYVHRIGRTGRAGAKGTAYTYFTSDNAKQARELVSILSEAKQDIDPKLEEMARYSSGGRGGNYRRGGYGRGGFRRGGGYGNRNRGFTGSNSAPLARSRW, from the exons ATGTCTTACAGAGATAACGAATATAGTGGAAATTACAATGGAAAAGAGGATGGCTATAACAGCAGAGG TCGTTATGGTGGCGGATACCGCAATAACTATAGTCGTGGCGGCGGTCGTGGAGGTTTCAATGATGGCGCTTCTTATGGCTACGATCAACGAGGACAaggaagaaatttttacgAGTCAGATGGTCCCGGTGCTAATTTGGTAAAGAAGGATTggaaaaatgaaactttGATTCCgtttcaaaaagatttttataaagaacATGAAAATGTTCGCAATCGTTCAGACGCTGAAGTCACCGAATAccgtaaagaaaaagaaattgtcGTGCATGGATTAAATGTTCCTAAACCTGTTACGACATTTGAAGAGGCTGGTTTTCCTAACTATGTACTAAAGGAAGTCAAACAATTGGGGTTCGAAGCTCCTACTCCTATCCAACAACAAGCATGGCCGATGGCTATGTCTGGTAGAGATATGGTAGGCATTTCAGCTACGGGTTCTGGTAAGACACTTTCTTATTGTCTTCCTGCTATCGTACATATTAATGCCCAACCACTACTTTCTCCAGGCGATGGTCCAATTGTACTCGTTCTTGCTCCAACGCGTGAATTAGCTGTCCAAATTCAGCAAGAATGTACTAAATTTGGCAAATCATCCCGAATTCGCAACACATGTGTGTATGGTGGTGTCCCTCGTGGTCCACAAATTCGTGACCTAATTCGCGGTGTCGAAATTTGCATTGCAACACCTGGTCGTTTATTGGATATGTTAGACTCTAACAAAACCAACTTACGTCGTGTGACCTATTTAGTGCTGGATGAAGCCGACCGAATGCTTGATATGGGTTTTGAACCTCAAATTAGAAAGATTGTTGATCAAATTCGACCAGACCGTCAAACTGTCATGTTTTCTGCAACATGGCCAAAAGAAGTTCAACGTCTTGCTCGTGACTATTTGAATGACTACATTCAAGTAACTGTCGGCTCTTTGGATTTGGCAGCTTCTCATAACATTAAGCAAATCGTAGAAGTTGTTGACAATGCTGATAAAAGAGCTCGTCTTGGAAAGGATATCGAAGAGGTTTTGAAGGATAGGGATAACAAAgttcttatttttacagGCACAAAACGTGTTGCTGATGACATTACTCGCTTCCTTAGGCAAGATGGTTGGCCTGCCCTTGCCATTCATGGTGATAAAGCTCAAGACGAGCGTGACTGGGTACTCAATGAGTTCCGTACTGGCAAGTCTCCGATTATGGTTGCTACTGATGTTGCTTCTAGAGGAATAG ATGTTAAGGGTATTACACATGTCTTTAACTATGATTTCCCTGGAAATACGGAAGACTACGTTCATAGAATTGGACGTACTGGTCGTGCTGGAGCTAAAGGTACCGCATATACCTATTTCACTTCGGATAATGCTAAGCAAGCTCGTGAACTTGTTTCCATTCTCTCTGAAGCCAAGCAGGACATTGATCCTAAGCTTGAGGAAATGGCCCGCTATTCAAGCGGTGGTCGTGGTGGTAACTACCGCCGTGGCGGCTATGGTCGTGGTGGTTTCCGTCGTGGAGGAGGTTATGGAAACCGTAATAGGGGTTTTACCGGAAGTAATTCTGCCCCCCTTGCGCGTTCACGTTGGTGA